Proteins encoded by one window of Salvia splendens isolate huo1 chromosome 14, SspV2, whole genome shotgun sequence:
- the LOC121763783 gene encoding S-adenosylmethionine carrier 1, chloroplastic/mitochondrial-like, whose product MAIDHSTISENGKPLTLSRNNHSQFFVWREFLWGAIAGAFGEGMMHPVDTIKTRMQSQAIFSGSKNQKSAMQMVRAVWATDGLAGLYRGIAPGVMGSLATGATYFGVIESTKNWMDETYPGVGGHWAHFLAGAIGDTLGSIIYVPCEVMKQRMQVQGSKKYWTSVLVKEGSQEKLGMPTYGYYPGMFQAGHSIWKEQGLRGLYAGYWSTLARDVPFAGLMVTFYEAFKTMSQYGRQGIFPNSDFHTNSTFEGLVLGGLAGGLSAYLTTPLDVIKTRLQVQGSTIRYTGWLDAVYKVWHAEGVKGMFRGGVPRIAWYVPASALTFMAVEFLRDHHKSTSISIEKKESSLQEAS is encoded by the exons ATGGCGATTGACCACTCCACCATTTCCGAAAACGGGAAACCACTCACGCTCAGCCGAAACAACCACAGCCAATTCTTTG TGTGGAGGGAGTTTTTGTGGGGGGCGATTGCGGGCGCTTTTGGGGAAGGGATGATGCATCCTGTTGACACAATTAAGACACGCATGCAAAGCCAAGctatatttagcggaagcaag AACCAAAAGAGTGCAATGCAAATGGTTCGTGCTGTTTGGGCTACGGATGGTTTGGCTG GCTTGTATAGAGGAATTGCACCTGGAGTAATGGGATCTCTTGCTACTGGAGCTACCTACTTTGGAGTAATCGAGTCCACAAAGAATTGGATGGACGAAACATATCCTGGCGTTGGTGGTCACTGGGCACATTTTCTAGCTGGAGCAATAG GGGATACACTTGGCTCTATTATATACGTTCCTTGTGAAGTGATGAAGCAACGCATGCAGGTTCAGGGCTCTAAGAAGTACTGGACTTCTGTTTTAGTAAAAGAAGGTTCTCAGGAAAAACTTGGTATGCCCACATATGGCTACTATCCTGGAATGTTTCAAGCTGGACATTCGATATGGAAGGAACAAGGGCTAAGGGGATTATATGCGG GATACTGGTCCACACTTGCACGAGATGTTCCATTTGCTGGACTTATG GTCACCTTTTATGAAGCTTTTAAGACCATGTCACAGTATGGGAGACAAGGAATTTTTCCCAATTCAGATTTCCACACTAATAGTACTTTCGAGGGTCTTGTATTAGGAGGACTAGCTGGCG GTTTGAGTGCATATCTCACTACTCCGCTGGATGTTATCAAAACCAGATTGCAAGTACAAGGGTCCACCATTAG GTATACAGGATGGTTGGATGCCGTTTATAAGGTATGGCATGCTGAAGGAGTTAAAGGGATGTTCAGAGGTGGTGTCCCCAGAATTGCATGGTATGTACCTGCATCAGCTCTCACCTTCATGGCTGTAGAATTTCTTAGAGATCATCACAAATCAACTAGTATATCAATAGAGAAGAAAGAGTCTTCGTTGCAAGAGGCTTCGTGA
- the LOC121763782 gene encoding remorin-like, with amino-acid sequence MASTFTPSKSGRQLQDFAASAHAIHSLGEITPNPKIARANTRKQDLQHRDSMRNASMKDTRSSQSVTPAIGDSRHKQTSTLRQSDSKADAWEKAQIAKLRKRYENLHNDIKAWENEKKLGEKHRIEKKKGDLELKKSRNMKHYYNKIARIDHVAQGTRARVEEKRKHEESIVKDKAREMRATGKAPVSCFCF; translated from the exons ATGGCTTCCACATTTACACCGTCGAAGAGTGGAAGACAACTCCAAGATT TTGCTGCTTCTGCTCATGCCATACATTCTCTTGGTGAAATCACTCCAAACCCTAAAATTGCAAGAGCAAATACCAGAAAACAAGACCTGCAACACCGAG ATTCTATGAGAAATGCATCTATGAAAGATACAAGGAGTTCACAATCTGTTACACCTGCCATTGGTGATAGCAGGCATAAGCAAACCTCAACACTTCGACAATCAGATTCCAAAGCAGATGCTTGGGAAAAGGCTCAGATAGCCAAGCTTCGTAAACG GTATGAGAATTTGCATAACGACATTAAGGCTTGGGAGAATGAGAAGAAATTGGGAGAGAAACATAGGATTGAAAAGAAGAAG GGAGATTTGGAACtcaaaaaatcaagaaacatgaAGCATTACTACAACAAGATAGCCAGGATCGATCATGTAGCTCAGGGAACAAGAGCACGGGTCGAGGAGAAACGAAAACATGAAGAATCCATCGTGAAAGACAAAGCTAGGGAAATGAGAGCTACAGGAAAAGCTCCTGTTAGCTGCTTCTGCTTCTAA